DNA from Longimicrobiales bacterium:
GCTTCCGACGCAGCCGCTTCAGGATCGGGTTGAGGATCTCGTGGATCTGCATGGCACCGGGGGGTTCAGGGCAGGGCTTTGTAACGTTGGCCGGTCTGGGAGGGGTGATCAAGTGTTTTCACACGGAGGTCACAGCGGACACAGCGGAACACAGTGGCGTTTCCTCGTTTGACGCAGAGGAGCAGAGGCGCCGAGGCAGCTACAGCGGCGTCCTGGATCCGAACCTCACCGGCACATTCCACATTCATGATGTAGAACGGCGGGAAGGCATGCTGGATGGCCGGGATCTCTGGTGCGCCGCGAGCGCCACTGCGCCTCTGCTCCTCCGCGTCTCTGCGTGAAACGAGGCAAGCCGCGCGTCTGTGTGAAACGAAGCCAGCCGATTCGCTGTTCCACTGTGTCCCCGGTGTCCGCTGTGACCTCTGTGTGAAACAGACGATGCCGCCGGAGCCGCAGAGAAACGAAAAACGCCCGACCAGCAGACAATGCTGATCGGGCGTTCTCGAAGATGAGGCCGGCGACGACGTACTCTCCCACACCGTCTCCGGTGCAGTACCATCCGCGCTGCGAGGCTTAACTTCCGTGTTCGGGATGGGAACGGGTGTGTCCCTCGCGCCATTGCCGCCGGCCATGTCGTCTGGGCGCATCGCAGGACCGGCCCGGCTCTGCGCCGGTGGCTGCCGCTGCGACGGCTCCGTGCACTGCTGCACGGGCGCCCGCATGACTGGTGAGTGGAAGCAAACAGGGTGATGAACGGGTGTGGCGAGTCATATTCACTGGACTGGTCAAGCCTCTCGGGCGATTAGTACCGCTCGGCTGAGCATGTTGCCATGCTTGCACCTGCGGCCTATCAACGTCCTCATCTCGAACGGCCCTTCAGAGGTCTTGCGACCTGGGAAGATTCGTCTTGGGGGGAGCTTCCCGCTTAGATGCGTTCAGCGGTTCTCTCGTCCCGACGTAGCTACCCGGCGCTGCCCTTGGTAGAACAGCCGGTACACCAGAGGTCAGTCCGTCCCGGTCCTCTCGTACTAGGGACGGCTCCCCGCAATCTTCCTGCGCCCGCGACGGATACAGACCGAACTGTCTCACGACGTTCTGAACCCAGCTCACGTACCACTTTAACCGGCGAACAGCCGGACCCTTGGGACCTTCTCCGGCCCCAGGATGTGATGAGCCGACATCGAGGTGCCAAACCGCGCCGTCGATGTGAACTCTCGGGCGCGATCAGCCTGTTATCCCCAGCGTACCTTTTATCCGTTGAGCGATGGCCCTTCCACATGGAACCACCGGATCACTAAGGCCTGCTTTCGCAGCTGCTCGAGCTGTCGCTCTCGCAGTCAAGCTCCCTTCTGCCTTTACACTCGCCGCGCGATTGCCGACCGCGCTGAGGGAACCATTGCGCGCCTCCGTTACTCTTTCGGAGGCGACCGCCCCAGTCAAACTGCCCGCCTGCCGGGGTCCGAGACGAGGCTTCACTCGTCGTCGTTAGGGTTTTCACGTCACGAGGGTGGTATTTCACCGTTGGCTCCACGCCTGCCGGAGCAGACGCTTCATCGCCTCCCACCTATCCTACGCACGCAGCGCAAAAACGCAGCGGCAGGTTGCAGTAAAGGTGCATGGGGTCTTTTTGTCCTGTCGCGGGTAATCGGTATCCTCACCGATACTCCAATTTCGCCGAGCCCATGGAGGAGACAGCGTCCAAGTCGTTACGCCATTCGTGCAGGTCGGAACTTACCCGACAAGGAATTTCGCTACCTTAGGACCGTTATAGTTACGGCCGCCGTTTACCGGGGCTTCGGTTCAAAGCTTCGCCTTGCGGCTAACCTCTCCCCTTAACCTTCCGGCACCGGGCAGGCGTCAGTGGCTATACGGCGACTCATCGTCTTCGCAGCCACCTGTGTTTTTGCTAAACAGTCGCTTGGACCGATTCTCTGCGACCAGCCTCTGCTCGGAGTCGCATGGACTCCTCACATACTACCGGCACCCCTTCTCCCGAAGTTACGGGGTCATTTTGCCGAGTTCCTTCTCCATGGATCACTCGAGCACCTTAGGCTTCTCGCCTCGCCTACCTGTGTCGGTTTGCGGTACGGTCGGACTGTGCATTCCCGTCCGGGGCTTTTCTCGGCGGCCAGCTCCACAACCCTCGAGATCGACCGAAGTCTACCCTCTCGGCGTCCGGTCTCACCTCTAACCCGCTCTCTCGAACGGGCCAGGCTACTCCGTTGCATCGGGACAACCAAAACCCGACGGTCGCTTCGCTTCCGCGTCCTCCCAACGATCAATACACACAGCCCGGCACGGGAATCTTGACCCGTTTCCCATCGTCTACGGCTCTCGCCCTCGACTTAGGGGCCGGCTGACCCGGAGCGGATGACCCTGGCTCCGGAACCCTTAGGCTTTCGGTGTGGGGGATCCTCCCCCCCATAGCGCGTACTCATTCCGGCATCTTCACTCGTCAGCGCTCCAGCGCCCCTTCCGGAACACCTTCGCCGCACTGACGACGCTCTCCTACCATCCGAAGTCTCCAAAGAGGCTTCGAATCCGTAGCTTCGGTGACGAGCTTAGTCCCGACCATTTTCGGCGCAACTCCACTCGACTGGTGAGCTATTACGCACTCTTTAAAGGAATGGCTGCTTCTAAGCCAACCTCCCAGCTGTCTGAGCGGAGTCACATCCTTTGCTTCTCCACTGAGCTCGTACTTGGGGACCTTAGCTGACGGTCTGGGTTCTTACCCTCTCGCGCACGCACATTATCGCACGTGCCCTGTCTCCCGAGGTCCATCTCACAGGTATTCGGAGTTTGCTTGGGGTCGGTAGGCGGTGAAACCCCCTCGCCCATGCAGTGCTCTACCCCCTGCGCACACGCCTCGAGGCCATACCTAAATATGTTTCGGAGAGAACCAGCTATCTCCCAGTTTGATTGGCCTTTCACCCCTATCCACAGCTCATCCGAGCGGTTTTCAACCCACAACGGTTCGGTCCTCCACTCGGTGTTACCCGAGCTTCAACCTGGCCATGGATAGATCACTGAGGTTTCGGGTCTGCCCCCACGAACTGAACCGCCCTGTTCAGACTCGCTTTCGCTCCGGCTCCGGCGCTGAACGCCTTAGCCTCGCTCGTGAGGAGCAACTCGCCGGATCATAATGCAAAAGGCACGCAGTCACCCCGCCCACAGCCGAAGCTGCAGACAAGGCTCCCACCGCTTGTAGGCACACGGTTTCAGGTTCTATTTCACTCGCCTCCCGGCGTTCTTTTCACCTTTCCCTCACGGTACTCGTGCACTATCGGTCGCGGACGAGTCTTTAGCCTTGGAGGGTGGTCCCCCCAGCTTCAGTCAGGGCTCCTCGGTGCCCCCGACCTACTCGGGTACCCATGCCACACCCACCATCACGCTTCGCCTACAGGGCTCTCACCTGCTGCGGCGGGCCGTTCCAGGCCGCTTCGGCTCACGCATGTGTGGATGCGGGACTAACCCCGCATGGGCCCCACAACCCCGGCCCCTCGAAAGACGCCGGTTTGGGCTCTTCCCCGTTCGCTCGCCGCTACTTGGGGAATCTCGTTTGATTTCTCTTCCTGCAGGTACTTAGATGTTTCAGTTCCCTGCGTTGGCTCTCCCCAAAGGGAGTAACGGGTCATGACACCCGCTGGGTTGCCCCATTCGGACATCCGTGGATCACGGGATGCGTGCTCCTCCCCACGGCTTATCGCAGCTTGCCACGTCCTTCATCGCCTGTCCGCGCCTAGGCATCCTCCGTGCGCCCTTACTGCGCTTGACCAGTTCCGTCCAGTGACCCGGCCCCCACCCGCAGCCCCGCTCCGAAGAACAGACCCACAGCCAGAACCCGGACCACACACCAGAACCAGCCACACCACGTTCTATCTACCCTAGGTGCTTGCTTCCACTTCACCCGAATTGTCAAACAGCTGTCCGCCGCATTTGTGTCGCGGCGAGCAGAGAAAGATACTAAACGCGGCACCGGCGTCAAGTCCCCTGCCGCCCCTCGAAACCGGGAGGCAGCGGCGGCCTGGCGCCACCGCGCGGAGCGCATGCCGAACGCGTGCGTCGTGCAGACTGCGCAGGCCGGCAACAGCAGCACTGCCGGTGCGACGCGGAGCCATTTCGCACGCATGTTGAACAGCGGCAGCCCGGCCGGAACGATGACGAACGCGCCACGTGAACCTGGAGCCGCGGGTGGAGAAAGCGAACCGACAACGATGACGATTGCAGCACCGACAGCCCGCGTGAACCGGCGCGGCGCCGCTCGCTGGCGCGAGCGGCAGCACCCGTGGATCTACCGCAGCGACGTGATCGAGCCGCCGCGCGCGGAGGCCGGTCACGTGCTCGTCATCGACGAGCGCAATGCGCCGATCGGGATGGCGCTCTGGAGTCCGACCTCGACGATCTCGCTGCGCATGCTGACGCACCACGAGCGCGCAATCGACGAGGCCTTCTGGCATGAGCGGATCGGCGCCGCCGTCGCGTACCGGGAGGAACTCGCGCCGCGTGCCAACGCGTACCGTCTCGTGCATGGTGAGGGCGACGGGCTCCCGTCGCTGGTCGTGGATCGTTACGACGAGTGGCTCGTCGTGCAGCTGCTGTCTGCGGGCCTGGAGCGGCATCGCGATGCGATCGTGGCGGCGCTGCGCGAGCTGACGGGCGCCACGGGCATCCTCGCGCGCAACGACGTGCCGGTCCGCGACCATGAGCGGCTGCCGCGCTCGATCGAGCTGCTGCACGGCACCGTCCCCGAGGAGGTGGAGGTGCGTGAGAACGACGTCGCATACCTCGCCGCTCCCTGGACCGGCCAGAAGACGGGCGCCTTCCTGGACCAGCGCGAGAACCGCGCACGTGCCGGTGAGCTGGCGCGCGGCCGCGCACTCGACTGCTTCTCGTACCACGGCTCATTCGCCCTGCACGTCGCGACGAACGCAGACGAGGTCACAGCGGTCGACTCGTCGGTAGATGCACTGCAGCGTGCGCGCGAGAATGCGGTGCGCAACGGTTTCGCCATCGCGGAGGACAACGGGATCGAGTCGCCCGGCACGCGCGGCGGTCGCATGCGATTCGTCGAAGCCAACGTGTTCGACTTCCTGCGCACGCAGGAAGCTGCCCGCGAAGCGTACGACACCATTGTCCTGGACCCACCTGCCTTCGCGAAGCGAAAGGACGCCGTCGAGCGTGCGCTGCGTGGCTACAAGGAGATCAACCTCCGAGCGATGCGACTGCTCTCGCCCGGCGGGCGCCTGCTCACGTTCACCTGCTCGCACCACGTGAGCGAGCCAGCGTTCCGTTCAATGCTGGAGGCCGCCGCAGCCGACGCCGGCCGGCCCATGCGCTGGATCGAGGCGCGCGGTCAGGCTGCGGATCACCCGGTGATCGTGCAGGTACCGGAGAGTTCCTATCTGAAGGGGGCGGTGCTTCAGGCAGTGGACTAGCGACCCACGGTCACGGCGTCACGAAGGCGAGCTCAGCGCGACGGAGATGATCGAGCACTGGTTCACCCGCGATGCGAACAGGGAGTGAAGCACAGCACCGGCGCCGCCCTGGCCCCGGGCCCTGGCCCATTCCGTTCAGATTCCGCCGCGATCGAGCAATGCTCCGACTTCCTCGCGGCTGACGGCGTACTCTCCGAGCCGGCCGTGCCACTCGCCATGCCAGTCGGACCCGCCGGTCACGAGCAGTCCTGCCTGGCGCGCGACGCTCTCCATGCGCAGCGCATCGGATGCAGTGACGCGCGGACGGAAGCACTCCACGCCGTCCAGGCCCAGGGCGATGAGACGTGGCAGGTCGGGCTCGAAGCGGTCGGGACGCGGGTGTGCCCACACGGCGATGCCTCCCGCGTCGTGGATGAGCTCGATGGCGCCCTGCGGATCGAGCAGCTGCGCGGGCAGAAAGGCCGGCGCGTCGTTGCCGATGTAGCGGTCGAATGCTTCCGCGTGCGACTGCACGTACCCGCGCTGCATGAGTGCGCGCGCAAGGTGCGGTCGGCCCAGTGACTCGGCAGACACGCCCGCGACGGCGAGGACGTCGTCGTAGGCGATGCGGACCCCGATCTCGTCGAGGCGGCCGATCATCTGTCGCATGCGCTCGCGCCGCCAGGTGGCGGCGCGGCCGGAATACTCGACCAGTCGCGGATGGGTCGGATCGACGAAGTAGCCGAGAATGTGGACCTCGTTCGCATCCAGCGACGTGGACACCTCGATACCCGCAATGACGTGGACGCGCGTCGACTGCGCTGCGCGCGCGGCCGCTACGCCGCCCGTCGTGTCGTGGTCGGTGATCGCGATGATGTCCAACCCGCCCGCTTCGGCTGCGCGCACGAGCGCGCCCGGAGAGAGAGCGCCGTCCGACGCGGTGGAATGAAGGTGCAGATCGATGCGCACGGAGCGGGTTCCTGCTTCAGGGATGCGAACTGGACAGCCCGGAATATAGTTGCGGGCGCCACGGCACAGAATGCCGCGGCGCCCGCGTGATAACGGGAACCGGCTCAGTTGGAGCGGACGCGGCGCGGCATGCGGTAGACGATGCCGGCGCCGAAGGTGTTCGGATAGAAGTCGAACGTCGTGTCGAAGTCCGGGCCGAAGGCGAAGCTGTAGCCCGCCTTGACCGCCCAGGACTCGGACAGGTCGAGGTCCGCGCCGATGTCGATTGCGAAGCTGAAGTCGGTTTCCGTCTCCTCCTCATCGCCGATCTCGATGGCGACGAGGTCGAAGGCGACGCGCGGGTGCACGTACGGCTGGATCCGCATGGCACCCTGGCCGAGGTAGGTACCGATGCTGATCCCGAGCGGCACCCGGAGCGCTGTGATGTCATCGTCGAAGCCGGCGCCCAGGCCCAGGATCCAGCTCGCGTTGATCGGGTAGGTCCCACCGATCGGCAGGTCGCCGTAGAACTCCGCTCCCAGCAGGATGCTGCGGTTGTCCGACGGACCGCCGAACCCGCCCCGGACACCGAGGTTCAGGTTGCCTTCCTGCCTCCAGATCGCCTGCACACCGACATCGCCGAACTCCTCCTCCGGCACGGTGACGAACACGCCGATGTCCTCGCCGGGCCGCGGTGCAAAGAACGAGGGCGAGTCCCACGCCTGGCCCGCGACGGGTGCGGCGCTGACGCCGAGCAGAAGGAAGAAGGTGCTGACACTGTTGCGCATGTCTCGATTCTCCTTGGTTACGACGGGGCGCGCGCAGCCTACGCAAGAACACTGCCCGCCCCGGTGACAGACGGGGCCAGCACAAAGACGAGCGCCGGCGACTGGAGGTCACCGGCGCTCGAATGATCCAGCAGTCCTGTGATCAGGCCGTCGTCGAAGCGCTTTCGCTCAGCACGGTCACGACGTCGTCGGCCACCTGCATGAAGCCGCCCGAGACATGGAAGCGCTGGACGCTGCCACCCGTCTGCACGCGCAGCTCGCCGTCGCCGAGCAGGATCACGAGCGGGGCGTGACCGCGCAGGATGCCGATCTCGCCGTCCCATGCGGGGGCAACGACCATTTCGGCGTTGCCCTCGTACACGGTCCGCTCGGGACTGATGACCGAGACGGTCAGCTCGTTTGCCATGATCAGACGCTCGCCGCCATGGACTTCGCATTCTCGATCACGTCCTCGATGCCGCCGACCATGTAGAACGCCTGCTCGGGCAGGTGGTCGAACTCACCGGACACGACACGCTCGAACGACTCGATCGTGTCGGACAGCTTGACGTACTTGCCCTCGCGGCCGGTGAACTGCGATGCCACGAAGAACGGCTGCGAGAGGAAACGCTGGATGCGGCGTGCGCGGCCGACCAGGATCTTGTCGTCCTCCGACAGTTCGTCCATGCCGAGAATCGCGATGATGTCCTGCAGCTCCTTGTAGCGCTGCAGGATCCGCTGCACCTCGGTCGCGACCTTGTAGTGACGCTCGCCGATGTACTGCGGGTCCAGGATGCGCGACGTCGAGTCGAGCGGGTCCACGGCCGGGTAGATGCCGATCTCGGTCAGTGCGCGCGTGAGCACCGTCGTCGCGTCCAGGTGCGCGAACGCCGTAGCCGGCGCCGGGTCGGTCAGGTCGTCGGCCGGCACGTAGATCGCCTGCACCGACGTGATCGAGCCGTCGCGCGTCGAGGTGATCCGCTCCTGCAGCCCGCCCATCTCCGTGCCGAGCGTCGGCTGGTAGCCCACGGCCGACGGCATGCGGCCGAGCAGCGCCGACACCTCCGAGCCCGCCTGCGTGAAGCGGAAGATGTTGTCGATGAAGAGCAGCACGTCCTGCTTCTCGACGTCGCGGAAGTACTCGGCGATCGTGAGGCCGGACAGGCCGACGCGCTGGCGCGCACCCGGCGGCTCGTTCATCTGGCCGTAGACCAGCGCCACGTTCGGCAGAACGCCCGACTCGCTCATCTCGAGGAACAGGTCGTTCCCCTCGCGCGTCCGCTCGCCGACGCCGCAGAACACCGAGCGGCCGCCGTGCTGCATCGCGATGTTGTTGATGAGCTCCATGATGACGACGGTCTTGCCGACGCCCGCGCCGCCGAACAGTCCCGTCTTGCCGCCCTTCACGTACGGCGCGATCAGGTCGATGACCTTGATGCCCGTCTCGAAGATCTCCGTCTTCGGCTCGAGCTCCGTGAACTTCGGCGCCTCACGGTGGATCGGCCAGCGCTCGGCAGTCGCCGGGATCGGCTCACCGTCGTCCACCGGGTTGCCGAGCACGTTCAGGATCCGGCCCAGCGGCGCCTCGCCCACCGGCACCGAGATCGCCGAGCCCGTGTCGCGCACCTCCATGCCACGACGCACACCGTCCGTCGACGACATTGCGACCGCGCGCACCTGGTTGCGCCCGATGTGCTGCTGCACCTCGGCCACCAGGTGAACCGCCAGCCCGCCGTTCTCGCCCGGCGCGTCGATCTCGAGCGCGTTGTAGATCTCCGGCAGCTTCTCGTCGAACTCGACGTCGACCACGGGGCCGATGACCTGTACGACGCGGCCAGTTGCGTTTGCCATTGCTTTCTCTATCTCCACGTTTGCGGCGGTTCGGTTGTCGCCGCGCTCTCACATTTTTCCTGCTGCGGGCCGGGGCCCGGGGCCCGGGGCCTGGGCCCGGGGGGTCCCGCTGTGTTCTTCGCCTGCGTGCTACAGGCCGGTCCGCCTTACAACCCGGGCGGGATGCGCGTAACCCGCCGTATACCCGTCTGTAATCCCGGCCCCGGCCCCGGCCCAGGGCCCCGGGCCCGCCGTTCGATTCCGATCTACTCCAGCGCCGCCGCCCCGCCCACGATCTCCGCGATCTCCTGCGTGATCTGCGCCTGGCGCGCGCGGTTGTACGTCCGCGACAGCCGGTCCAGCATGTCGCCCGCGTTGTCCGTCGCGTTCTTCATGGCCGTCCGGCGTGCGCCGTGCTCCGCGGCCGCGGTCTCGACCAGTGCGCGGTACATGCTGTTGCGCACGTAGAGCGGCAGCAGCCGGCCGAGGATCTCGTCGGCCGAAGGCGACAGCTCGTAGTTGAGCACGCGCCCGCCGGCGACTTCCTCCCCGTCCTTCGATGACGCCTGCACCGGCAGCAGCTTCATCGTGGCCGGTGGCGTGGAGAGCGCCGAGCGGAATTGCGCATACACGACGTACACCTCGTCCAGCTCACCGCGTTCGAAGCGCTCGCGCAGCGGCTCGATCACTTCACCGGCATCGTCGGACGTAGGGCTGTCGCCGATGTCGCTCAGGTCGCGCGCGATCTCCTGGCGCTTGAAGCGGAAGAAGGCAGCGCCCTTCTTGCCGACGGTGTGCAGCTCGGTCTCGACACCGCTCCGGCGCAGCCGGTCCATCAGGCCGCGCGCTTCCTTGATCAGGTTCGCGTTGAACGCACCGGCCAGGCCGCGGTTCGACGTGATCAGCACGACGGCCGCGCGCCGCACCGTTTCGGGCTGGCGCAGCAGCGGGTAGCGCTCCTTCAATTCCGGATCGACCAGCCGGCCGATCACGCCGGCGAGTCGCTCGGCGTAGGGGCGCGCGGCGTGCACGCGGTCGGTGGCGCGCTTCAGCTTGGACGTGGACACCATCTCCATCGTCCGCGTGATCTGGCGCGTCTTGCCGACCGAGCGGATCCGGCGCTTCAGCTCGCGGGTCTGCGACACGACTCGGGCTCCTTACGCGACCGGTGCGGCCGCAGTCGACATGTCGGTGTTCGCACGCTCTGCCGGCGCGCGCTCACTGCGCGGCTGCGGCGCCGCCTGCTGCGCGCCGAACTGCTGCTTGAACGCGCCCACGGCGTCCGTGAGCTGCCGCAGCACGTCGTCGTCCACCTTCTTCGTGTCCGTGATCGTCTGCAGGATCTGCGGGCGCTGCGTGCGCAGGAACTCCATGAACTCGCGCTCGAACGCGCGCACGCGCTCGACCGGCACGTCATCGAGGTGGCCGTTGGTGGCCGCCCAGATGATCGCGACCTGCTCCGCCATCGGCAGCGGCTGGTACTGCGGCTGCTTCAGGATCTCGACCAGGCGCTGACCGCGCGAAAGCTGCTTCTGCGTCGCGGGGTCGAGGTCCGAGCCGAACTGCGCGAACGCCTCGACGTCGCGGAACTGCGCGAGCTCGAGGCGCAGCTTGCCGGCAACCGAGCGCATCGCCTTGGTCTGCGCAGCGCCACCGACGCGCGAGACCGAGATACCGGCGTTCACCGCCGGCCGCACGCCCGAGTAGAACAGGTCGCTCTCGAGGAAGATCTGCCCGTCCGTGATCGAGATCACGTTGGTCGGAATGTACGCCGACACGTCGCCGGCCTGCGTCTCGATGATCGGCAGCGCGGTCAGCGAGCCGCCGCCGTTCTCCTCCGACAGCTTGGCCGCGCGCTCGAGCAGGCGCGAGTGCAGATAGAAGACGTCGCCCGGGTACGCCTCGCGGCCGGGCGGACGACGCAGCACCAGCGAGATCTGGCGGTACGCCGTCGCCTGCTTCGACAGGTCGTCGTAGATCACCAGCGTGTGCTTGCCCTGCCACATGAAATGCTCGGCAATCGCTGTCGCCGCGTAGGGCGCGATGTACTGCATCGGCGCCGGGTCGGACGCGTTCGCCGCGACGACGATCGTGTAGTCCATCGCGCCCGCGTCGCGCAGCGCCTCGACGACGCTCGCCACCTTGCCCGCGCGCTGACCGATCGCGCAGTACACGCAGATGACGTCGCCGCCCTTCTGGTTGATGATCGTGTCGAGCGCGACTGCCGTCTTGCCGGTGCCGCGGTCGCCGATGATCAGCTCGCGCTGGCCGCGGCCGATCGGGATCATCGAGTCGATCGCCTTGATGCCCGTCTGCAGCGGCTCCTTCACCGGCTGCCGTGCGACGATACCCGGCGCGACGATGTCGATGTAGCGGCGGTCCTCGGCCGGGATCTCGCCACGGCCATCGATCGGGTTGCCGAGCGAATCAACCACGCGGCCGAGGTAGCCCGCACCGACCGGCAAGTCGAGCACGCGGCCCGTGCGGCGTACGACGTCACCCTCGTGCAGCGACGTCCAGTCACCCATGACGACCGCGCCGATGTTGTCCTCTTCCAGGTTGAGCGCGAGGGCCGTCACCGCGTCGCCGGTCTCCGACGACGTGATCTCGAGCATCTCGCTCGCCATCGCGTTCGTCAGACCGTAGATGCGGGCGACGCCGTCCTTCACCTCCAGGACCTCGCCCACTTCCTCGACCTGCAGGTCCTCCTCGTAGCGCTCGATCTCGCGCAGGAGGACGTCCTTGATTTCACTCGCGCGCAGGTGCGCCTCGTTGCTCGCCATGGTTCCGTCGTTCTGGCCGCACCCGGCGGTGCGGCGTGATCTCTATTGTACTGGCGCCCGGCTCCCGCTCAGGCGCTCGCCACCGTCTTGGTCTGCAGCAGCCGGCCACGCAGCGCGTTCAGGCGCCGGCGCAGCGAGCCGTCGATCACACGATCCTTGTAGCGCACCACGATGCCGCCCAGGATGTCCTCGTTCACGCGCACGTGCGGAATGACCTTCGACTCCAGCGCGCGTGAGAGCTGATCCGCGATCTCGCGCAGCTCCGCGGCATCCGGCTGGCGCGCCAGCGTCACGTCCACGTTCAGGCGGCCCAGCTTCTCGTCCAGCAGCAGGCGGTACTCGCGCGCGATCGCCTGCAGCAGCCGCTGGCGCCGCTTGTCGATCACGACCTGGACGAAGTTCATCAGCAGCGGATCGATCCGACTGCCGAGCGCGTCGCGCAGCGCCTGCTTCTTGACCGTCGCCTCGATCTTGGGCGTCTGCAGGAAGAGCCCGACGCGGCGGTCCGACTCGAGCAGCGCATCCACGGTCTGCAGCCCCGAGGCGAACGCCTCGTGCCGGCCATGCTTCTCGCCCAGCGCGAACAGCGCCTCGGCATAGCTGCGCGCGATCGTCGTGTCCCGCACTTACGCCACTCCCGCCGTGTCCCGCGAGCCGATGCCCTGCAGGTACTCGTTCACGATGCGACGGTCCGTCTCCGCATCGACACGGGTGCCGACCAGCTTCGCCGCCGCCGCGATCGCCAGCTCCACCGCCTCGCGGCGGACGTCCTCGACCGCACGCTCACGCTCGCGCTGGATCTCCGCCTTGGCGCGCTCGACCAGCTCCTGCTGCTCCTGCCGCGCCTTGTCCAGCAGCTCCTGGCGCACGCGCTCCGCTGCCTGCTTGCCCTCGGCGATCACCTGCTGCGCCTCCGTGCGGGCCTGCGCCAGCTGCTCGCGCTGCTGCGCCAGCAGCTGCTCCGCCTCCTCACGCTGCGTACGCGCATCGTCCAGCTGCTTCTGGATCCGCTCCTCGCGCGCCGCCGCATACCCGAGAATCGGCGGGAACGCGAACTTCAGCAGCACGCCCAGCAGCAGCAGGAAGATCACCAGCGTCCAGAATGACACGTTCTGTGTCAGATTGAACACGTTCGGCGCTTCGCCTTCTGCCG
Protein-coding regions in this window:
- a CDS encoding class I SAM-dependent rRNA methyltransferase — encoded protein: MTIAAPTARVNRRGAARWRERQHPWIYRSDVIEPPRAEAGHVLVIDERNAPIGMALWSPTSTISLRMLTHHERAIDEAFWHERIGAAVAYREELAPRANAYRLVHGEGDGLPSLVVDRYDEWLVVQLLSAGLERHRDAIVAALRELTGATGILARNDVPVRDHERLPRSIELLHGTVPEEVEVRENDVAYLAAPWTGQKTGAFLDQRENRARAGELARGRALDCFSYHGSFALHVATNADEVTAVDSSVDALQRARENAVRNGFAIAEDNGIESPGTRGGRMRFVEANVFDFLRTQEAAREAYDTIVLDPPAFAKRKDAVERALRGYKEINLRAMRLLSPGGRLLTFTCSHHVSEPAFRSMLEAAAADAGRPMRWIEARGQAADHPVIVQVPESSYLKGAVLQAVD
- a CDS encoding PHP domain-containing protein, which translates into the protein MRIDLHLHSTASDGALSPGALVRAAEAGGLDIIAITDHDTTGGVAAARAAQSTRVHVIAGIEVSTSLDANEVHILGYFVDPTHPRLVEYSGRAATWRRERMRQMIGRLDEIGVRIAYDDVLAVAGVSAESLGRPHLARALMQRGYVQSHAEAFDRYIGNDAPAFLPAQLLDPQGAIELIHDAGGIAVWAHPRPDRFEPDLPRLIALGLDGVECFRPRVTASDALRMESVARQAGLLVTGGSDWHGEWHGRLGEYAVSREEVGALLDRGGI
- a CDS encoding F0F1 ATP synthase subunit epsilon — encoded protein: MANELTVSVISPERTVYEGNAEMVVAPAWDGEIGILRGHAPLVILLGDGELRVQTGGSVQRFHVSGGFMQVADDVVTVLSESASTTA
- the atpD gene encoding F0F1 ATP synthase subunit beta; amino-acid sequence: MANATGRVVQVIGPVVDVEFDEKLPEIYNALEIDAPGENGGLAVHLVAEVQQHIGRNQVRAVAMSSTDGVRRGMEVRDTGSAISVPVGEAPLGRILNVLGNPVDDGEPIPATAERWPIHREAPKFTELEPKTEIFETGIKVIDLIAPYVKGGKTGLFGGAGVGKTVVIMELINNIAMQHGGRSVFCGVGERTREGNDLFLEMSESGVLPNVALVYGQMNEPPGARQRVGLSGLTIAEYFRDVEKQDVLLFIDNIFRFTQAGSEVSALLGRMPSAVGYQPTLGTEMGGLQERITSTRDGSITSVQAIYVPADDLTDPAPATAFAHLDATTVLTRALTEIGIYPAVDPLDSTSRILDPQYIGERHYKVATEVQRILQRYKELQDIIAILGMDELSEDDKILVGRARRIQRFLSQPFFVASQFTGREGKYVKLSDTIESFERVVSGEFDHLPEQAFYMVGGIEDVIENAKSMAASV
- the atpG gene encoding ATP synthase F1 subunit gamma; this encodes MSQTRELKRRIRSVGKTRQITRTMEMVSTSKLKRATDRVHAARPYAERLAGVIGRLVDPELKERYPLLRQPETVRRAAVVLITSNRGLAGAFNANLIKEARGLMDRLRRSGVETELHTVGKKGAAFFRFKRQEIARDLSDIGDSPTSDDAGEVIEPLRERFERGELDEVYVVYAQFRSALSTPPATMKLLPVQASSKDGEEVAGGRVLNYELSPSADEILGRLLPLYVRNSMYRALVETAAAEHGARRTAMKNATDNAGDMLDRLSRTYNRARQAQITQEIAEIVGGAAALE
- the atpA gene encoding F0F1 ATP synthase subunit alpha, yielding MASNEAHLRASEIKDVLLREIERYEEDLQVEEVGEVLEVKDGVARIYGLTNAMASEMLEITSSETGDAVTALALNLEEDNIGAVVMGDWTSLHEGDVVRRTGRVLDLPVGAGYLGRVVDSLGNPIDGRGEIPAEDRRYIDIVAPGIVARQPVKEPLQTGIKAIDSMIPIGRGQRELIIGDRGTGKTAVALDTIINQKGGDVICVYCAIGQRAGKVASVVEALRDAGAMDYTIVVAANASDPAPMQYIAPYAATAIAEHFMWQGKHTLVIYDDLSKQATAYRQISLVLRRPPGREAYPGDVFYLHSRLLERAAKLSEENGGGSLTALPIIETQAGDVSAYIPTNVISITDGQIFLESDLFYSGVRPAVNAGISVSRVGGAAQTKAMRSVAGKLRLELAQFRDVEAFAQFGSDLDPATQKQLSRGQRLVEILKQPQYQPLPMAEQVAIIWAATNGHLDDVPVERVRAFEREFMEFLRTQRPQILQTITDTKKVDDDVLRQLTDAVGAFKQQFGAQQAAPQPRSERAPAERANTDMSTAAAPVA
- the atpH gene encoding ATP synthase F1 subunit delta, with the translated sequence MRDTTIARSYAEALFALGEKHGRHEAFASGLQTVDALLESDRRVGLFLQTPKIEATVKKQALRDALGSRIDPLLMNFVQVVIDKRRQRLLQAIAREYRLLLDEKLGRLNVDVTLARQPDAAELREIADQLSRALESKVIPHVRVNEDILGGIVVRYKDRVIDGSLRRRLNALRGRLLQTKTVASA
- the atpF gene encoding F0F1 ATP synthase subunit B, which translates into the protein MYLFLIAAAEGEAPNVFNLTQNVSFWTLVIFLLLLGVLLKFAFPPILGYAAAREERIQKQLDDARTQREEAEQLLAQQREQLAQARTEAQQVIAEGKQAAERVRQELLDKARQEQQELVERAKAEIQRERERAVEDVRREAVELAIAAAAKLVGTRVDAETDRRIVNEYLQGIGSRDTAGVA